Part of the Nostoc sp. ATCC 53789 genome, CTTTAAGTCCAGAAATTTAAATAAAAATTTACCAGCAACTTTAATTCAAAATTAAACAACTATTTTGCTATTATTAGTCCATGCTAGTATTTAATATAAAATTACGAACTCACAAAACCAGAATCAATAGCCGTATCAGCGCGGCTACTACTGCTTTGTTGATTCGTAATGTAGAGACAAGAAAATTCGCGTCTCTACTGGCAGGACAAAGGGCATAAGCCCGTAGGACTCTATTGAAATACTATGCTGTCCTAAGCTTGAGAGGATGAGTAGAGAAAACTCTACCTACTCATTAGCGAGAAGGGCAAGCACTGAAAGTGAAAAACCTGCGATTTATTGGGTCTACGACTTATTTGGAGTAGAGCCAACCCCATTTGTAAAGGTGGCTGAAAGTTACACCGCTACAGTAGCGCCAAAAGAGAAAATAATTTCATTTCTGATGGCGAATAATGGTTAAAAGTGCCGTGAAATCAGCAAAATTAATTTCTATGGCAACTATGACCTCTAATTGGTTGTAGACAACCATAATATGAAGTGCTTTTGTCTCCTATCGGCAGTGATTCACCCGTAACACTAGAGTCCTAAGTAGCTCTATGCACATGCTAAAAAGCCAAATGCTGGCATGAGACTACATCATTTATCAGCTTGGAGAGAGTAAGGAAAATTTGAGCATAATGACTGAAACTGCAACCGCGCCATTAACTGGAAAAGCACTACTTGCGAAAGTAAAAGAACTTTCCACTTTGCCACGCCGAGAAAGAGCTAAACAGTGCGGCTATTACACTGTTACTAAGAATAACCAGGTTCGTGTTAATCTCACCGATTTTTATGACGCTTTGCTATCGGCTAGAGGAATTCCTCTAAGTCCAGAAGCACCTAAAGATGGTCGTGGTCGTGAACCGACATATCGGGTTAGTGTCCATCAAAATGGTCAGATTGTGATTGGTGCCACATATACCAAAGCAATGGGCTTAAAGTCTGGAGATGAGTTTGAAATTAGGTTGGGATACAAGCATATTCACTTGATTCAACTTGGTGAAAGTGATAAAAAACTGACCTCACCAGATATAGACTCCGACGAATCGGACGAAGATTTGGAAGACGAAGAGTAAATTTGCTGATGGTAAGGATAAGTATCAGGTATGATAACTTGTCCTTACCTCAATAGCAAACTGGTAACTCTATTGAAAAAATTTTGTTCCAGATAAAAAATACGATTAGACCCCTTGCAGAATTTGCCAAATTTAGTAGATTCTTGATAAATCAGCAAGAAATCTATAGTGCAAGAAGTCTATCGTGTTTTTTTTGATAACTTTTTTTGAGCCTTCGGTCAACGCCTTACTAGCATTTATGCAAAATGCACCAGCACTAGTTATAGTAATGGCATTTTTTGCTTGCTGGATAGTTTGTTGGTTGCCAGTCGCAGCAGTATCAGCAATATTGCTCAATTGGCAACCCCCTAAACCTTTGCAGCCACAGCAAAAGATGCCATTATTGCTGTCACTTTACCTATTAGCTCCCCTGATTCTGTGGGGAGTTAGTTGGCTTACCAATAAATCTTTTTCGGATTACGGCTTTGTTGGGAATCTTTCAAATTTTGGTTCTTTAGCATTAGGTTTCGGTTTGGCAGTGGTAAGCCTAGGGATTGTATTTAGTGGGCAATTCGGATTAGGTTGGTGTTCTTTTGAAAAAAAGAATTTCAAGTTACTATTACCCATCTTGCTACCGATTTTCTTGATAGCATTATTAGTCGGTGGGATAGAAGAGTTAGTTTTTCGGGGTTTTCTGTTCACTGAATTAGTACAGGATTATCCAGTTTGGGTAGCAGCAGCAATTTCTAGCTTGATTTTTGCCTTGCTACATCTAGTTTGGGAGCAACGTGAAACTGCACCACAACTCCCTGGATTGTGGCTGATGGGAATGGTGTTGGTGTTGGCACGTTTTGCCGATCGCAACAATTTGGGTTTAGCTTGGGGACTACATGCGGGATGGGTATGGGCGATCGCAACCCTAGATACAGCAGAATTAATTACTTACACAGGTAAAGCCTCTGACTGGTTCACAGGTAAGAATAAAAAACCCCTAGCGGGTTTAGCAGGAATTATTTGTGTACTGGGAACTGGAATAAGTATTTGGCTTTTCTCTAGGTATTTTTAATTTGGTGTTAAATGCCCTATGGGGCTTGGTTAAGCCATGCAGGGTAAATTCTCTCTCAGGACGGCGATTTATTGCGTCTCTCTTAACGTATCAGTCTTTTAGACGCGATTCATCGCGTCTCTACATGAGGGCTTTCTGGTTTATCCCAAGCGTATTGGGATAAAACGAAAAGTTCAAGACAGCAAAGAAGTTCGTTGAATTCACGTTTCGTCAAAAAGGTGAGAGCATCAAGGAACCCACCTACAACTATTAACTAACCTGAGTTCGGGATAAGGAAAAGGACAGGTAGTAAGCTGAAAATAACAACAAATCCAGCAGCCTGTCCTATGTTTAGTTTAGATGCTTTGTTCTGTCATGTAGATGATTTCTGTAAAGCGTTTGAAGCGCAATGGCACAAAAAATTGTTAAATCATGGAGGAATAAAACGTGTCCGTGGTAAAAGCTTATGTTTAAGTGAAATCATGACAATTATCATCGCTTTTCATCAAAATCACTACCGGAATTTCAAGCATTTTTATTTAAATCAAGTAAAACAGCAGTGGAGTTCTGCGTTTCCAGGTCTTCCTTCTTATCAACGATTTATTGAATGGATGCCATCAACCTTGATACCTTTGTGTGTCTATCTGAAGCATTGTTTTGGACAATGTACGGGTATCGGTTTTATCGATTCAACTTGTTTGAAGGTATGTCATAATCGTCGTATTTCTAGGCATAAGGTTTTTGAAGGTTTAGCCGCCCGTGGCAAGACTTATGTGGATTGGTTTTTTGGTTTTAAGCTGCATCTGGTCGTCAATGAGTTTGGTCAACTCTTAAATGTATCTCTGACTCCTGGTAATGTTGATGACCGTCAGCCAGTACCCGATTTACTGAGTGGTCTGTTTGGCAAAATCTTTGCCGATAGAGGTTATGTTTCCCAAAAACTCGCTTCTCAACTTTTACAAGACTTCGGAATTGAATTTTTTGCCAAACCCCGTCGCAATATGAAGAATAAGCTAATGCGTCTTCATGACAAGCTTTTGTCCCGTAAACGCTCAATTATTGAGACGATTAACGACCAACTCAAGAACATTTCTCAGATTGAACATTCCAGACACCGAAGCCCCGTTAATTTTTGCGTTAACGTTCTTTGCGGATTAATCGCTTATTGTCATCAACCTAAGAAACCTAGCCTTCAACTGGAGTGGCTTTTACCTCCTTATCTTTAACCCGAACTCAGGTTAACTAACCTCCAAAGCCAGGAATTAAACGCTTGAGGGCACGATCGGTAACATCGCTATAGCGCAGTTCTCCACACATAATCTGACCCATGATTTTGGCAGCAGAGGGATGCTTAACACCAACTTTGTAGCCAATACTAGGAAAGCGATAGAATGCTCCAGCTAATTTTTGTGCCCAAGCCATCTCAGTACCCCATTCTTCATTAATAGCTTCACTATATTTTTCTAAAGCGTTGATGTCACCAGAAAGGGCCTCATTAATGGCTCCTGCTGCAATCAAGCCGCTAAAAATTGAAGGACGAATGCCTTCTGCTGTCATAGGATAAACTACACAAGCAGCTTCACCAGCCAAAACAGCATTTTGGGTATGCAACTTTTGCTTTCCATCCCACAAGCAAAGGGGATAACCATACTTCTTGCTGGTTTTGATATCTAAATTAAACGATCGCGCGTATTCATCTAAAATCTTCTTAAAATCTTGGGGTTCGCCACCGCCAAACGTACCAATACCAATGGAATAACCATCCGCTTTCGGGAAGTTCCAAATGTAGCCATTTTTCACCAACCCCAACTCAATATGAATTGTGGATTTGTCTTTCACAGTGGTGGAAACTTCTGCTTCCAAAGCTGCTGCTAAACGGCGTTTACGTTCTTTGAAGCCTAACCATTTTGCCATTAGCCCTTTAGCACCATCAGCCGCGATTAAGTAGCGACCTGTAATTGGCTCATTGGCTGTGTTAACTTGCCAATAGTCACCTTTAAATTCAATACCCGTTACTTCAGTATTATCTCGTAGTTCAGCCCCTTGCTTCTGTGCTTGCTGCACTAGGAAATGGTCAAAAATATCTCGTCGCACCATCCAGACTGGTTCTTCTGTGGCTATTTTTGCTTCCACTGGGTCGCCTAATTTCCAGGTAAAGCGAAAGGAGTCAGCTTTTACAGAAATTGCTGGGCTAAAATCAAAGTCAAACCATTGAGCGATCGCTGGAGATACACCACCACCACAAGGCTTATATCTTGGTAGTGATTCTTTTTCTAAGACTAATACTGAGCGACCCTGCTTGGCTAAATGATATGCAGCTGTTCCACCAGCTGGCCCAGCGCCGACGATGATGCAGTCATACATAAGGCTGAATTTTGGCTCCTGAATTAGTTGATTTTCTCTTGAGTAGGGGCACAATTCATTCAATTGCCCCTACTTTAATTATTTATCGAACAGAATTCAGGAGTCAGAATGGGCTAAACGCCCCGCTACCGCTAACAGAATGAATTCTGTGCGAGTGGCGGATAGCGCAGCGTAAAGCCTTCTCTACGAGAGGCTGCGCCAACGGCATGGCTTCGCTTAAAGCGAGTCCACGAGCGTCTGAATAACCGGGTTTAAGACCCCCACCAAATCTACGATTTGGTGGTCTTTAATCAGTCGCGGGTCTGAATCCCCGACTGATTTATTCTGACTCCTGAATTCTGAATTCTTCTTCAAGTCTACTTACTTGTTTAATTTTTGTGAGATACCTAAAAAATGATAAAGGCTGAAGAATTTTACCATCATCCTTCAGCCTTTATGCTTCAGACTTTAGACTTTAAACAGTCGTAATGTCTTTTTCTTTTTCTGCCAATAATGCGTCTATTTTGGCTGTATACTCGTTTGTGAGTTTTTGCAAGTCGTCTTGATGATCTTTTGATTCATCTTTGGAGATTTCAGAAGCTTTCTCCTGCTTGCGAATCGAGTCTATGGCATCGCGGCGGATGTTGCGAATAGCAACACGACCCTCTTCAGCGTACTTAGTAGCCATTTTGACGAATTCTTTTCGGCGATCGCTTGTCAAAGGCGGAATATTGAGCCGAATTACAGAACCATCATTGCTGGGAGTTAAACCCACATCAGAAAGAGAAATCGCCTTCTCAATAATGTTTAGGGTGTTGCGCTCGTAGGGTTGAATTAGAATTGTCGAAGCATCTGGCGTGCTAATATTTGCCAGTGATTTTAAGGGTGTAGGCGAACCGTAATAGTCCACTAATACCTTATCTAATAGACTCGCATTGGCACGACCAGTGCGGATCGTGTTAAAAGCTCGTTGAGTTGACTCAACAGAACTTTGCATTTTGCTTTTCGCGTCAGCTAATATCACAAGAACCTCCCACAAGGGTACCGATGGATTCTCCCAAGACTGCTCGGTGGATGTTACCTCGCACCGTTAGGTCAAATACCAGAATTGGGATATTATTTTCTTTACACAAGGCGATCGCAGTACTATCCATCACCCGCAAATCTTTGGCTAAAACGTGCGCGTAGGTAAGGCTATTGTAACGCTTGGCGTTAGGATAAATCTCAGGGTCAGCATCATATACCCCGTCTACTTTGGTGGCTTTAAAAATCACTTCCGCATCAATTTCTGCTGCTCTGAGTGCCGCAGTGGTATCAGTAGTAAAGAAGGGATTTCCAGAACCAGCCCCAAAAATTACCACCCGCCCTTTTTCAAGATGACGGATGGCACGACGACGGATATATGGTTCTGCTAATTCTTGCATAGCGATCGCAGTTTGCACCCGCGTTTGCACCCCTATGTGTTCTAGCGAATCTTGCAACGTCATGGCGTTCATTACCGTGGCAATCATCCCAATATAGTCAGCGGTTGCCCTGTCCATCCCCGCCGACGCTGCTTTCACGCCACGAAAAATATTGCCACCGCCAACAACGATGGCCATTTGAACGCCAGTGGCTATCACCTCTGCTACCTCTTGCGCTATTCCTTTGACCACTTCTGGATCAATGCCATAGCCCATGTTGCCCATTAAGGCTTCACCGCTCAGTTTGAGTAAAACCCGTCGGTAATTCGTTCCCATGAAGTTACGCTTTATCAAAAAAGTTGCAATTGCCTCCAATTTAAGATAGCAGTTACAGGGACTATCTATGTCTAGTTACGCCAAATCAATGTTGTACCTATTGGTTCTGTTTGTGGTACGTCTATTGGCTGACCAAGAAATAGAGAGGCGATCGCAGTTCTTAAATATTCTTCTCCCACTGCTGATGCATCTTGGGGATGATTGTCAATTTTGCCTTTGTAGCGGACTATACCATTGGCATCTATTAAAAAGGCCATTGGTGTTTTCGTAGCACCAAAACTTTGGGTTACATCTTGCGTCGAGTCCCACAGGTAAGGAAAGTTCAAATTGTGACGCTCGGCAAAAGCTTTCATATTTTCAAAGCTTGGCCTAGTTTCATGATTACCATCACTACCATTCATCCCAATTAGTGTGAAGCCTTTGGGGGCAAATTTGGCTTGAATGTTTTTTAACCTGCCTATATAGGACTCTACATAAGGACAGTGGTTACATAAGGAAATAACGCCCACTGCTCGGAACTTCTCAAGATAACGCCTGAGATGGTGTACTTGACCGTCAATTCCTGGCAGTTCAAAATCGGGTGCATAGCTCCCGATGGGAGTATCGATTGTTTCTAGTATATTCATATTGTCTGGCTCGCAGAACTAGGAACAAGAAAAATGTTGTTAAATTTAGCGTCAGTTTCCAGTTGCAAACCACCCCTTAGCCGATGCCTCATATTCTGACAATGTTATAGACCAAAATAGCGATCGTAAATTGTGAATCTACTGAATCTAGCACTGATGCTAATTCACTCACATCTAAAAAAATGGCAAAAATATTACTCACATTTATAGAAGTGATGATTCCTAATGCTGACATAATCTAAGTTGTGAGGAAATTACCTCTATCAACAAGATAAAAACTCTTTACCTGGATAAAACTATCAGCCTAGAAACTTTTCTAGTGTATGTCTAAGTTATCACTAGACCAAAGAATTTTATTTGAAAATCTGATAAATTTTATTCAAATTCAAAAGAATTTTACTTACGCCTTGCTGCTGACGGGCTTTGACCCTTGTACTCATCAAATTTCTTATGACAACCTCAAGTTCAAAAACAGCATTTACCTCTACAAAAACCTGGATTTGGCAAGATTTCCCTATCTGCTATCAAACCCAAGGAACCACTGGGCCGGCTGTTGTCCTCGTGCATGGATTTGGCGCTTCTTGGTGGCATTGGCGGAAAAATATTCCCGTGTTAGCACAAAATTGCCGAGTTTATGCTATTGATTTGATTGGTTTTGGTGGTTCCGCAAAACCTAAACCTGGTGAAAAAATTACCTACACTCTAGAAACATGGGGACAACAAGTAGCAGATTTTTGCCGTGAAGTTGTCGGCGAACCTGCTTTTTTAGTCGGAAATTCTATTGGCTGTATTGTAGCCATGCAAGCAGCTGTTAGCAACCCAGATATTGCCTTGGGAGTTGCATTGCTCAACTGTTCTTTACGGCTGTTGCACGATCGCAAACGTATAACTTTACCTTGGACTCGTCGTGTCGGAGCGCCTTTACTGCAACGCTTGCTTTCTATCAAACCAGTTGGTGATTTCTTTTTCAATCAACTTGCCAAACCGAAAACAGTGCGGAAAATTCTCCTGCAAGCTTATGCTAATCCTGAGATGGTGACAGATGAGTTGGTAGATATTCTGACTTCACCAGCAAGCGATCCAGGGGCTGGGGCTGTGTTTCTTGCTTTTACTTCTTATTCTACAGGGCCATTACCAGAAGACCTTTTACCACTGTTACAGTGTCCTGCAATTATCTTGTGGGGAACAGCCGATCCGTGGGAACCAATTAAGTTAGGGAGAGAATTAGCTAATTTCCCACAGGTACAAAAGTTTATTCCTTTAGAAGGAGTTGGGCATTGTCCCCAAGATGAAGCACCAGAGTTAGTCAATCCGATTTTACTTGATTGGATTGGGGAGCAATCGGCAGTGTGAGATTCAGTTGAAAGCTTTTATTGCTTGCCACAGACACAAACTATGTAGAGAATACATCTGGTAGCGGTAAAAGAGTAATTATTAAGTGCAAGTTTACAGAGAATTAGTATATGATAAAAGCCCGTTTTAACGGGCTTTTTCGTCTTTCAAGCTTAGTCTAAAACGCGGAATACAGAGGTACGCACTTGTTCTGCCCTGACTTGCAAACTCCGGCATATTTCTTGTCATCTATTGGTTTTTTAGCATTGGGAGTGGAAAGCCTTGTTGCAAGCATTTCAGACGGCAAAAAGTGCAAGTTCAATAGGCGATAGTTTACCACCAAGATCGGCGGCCGCGCCAACCGCCGCGCCAACCGCCGCGCCAGCCGCCGCGCCAGCCGCCGCCCCACCTGCGGACGTTACCTCCAGCTAAAAGCTCCTGTTGCTCTATGGATAGCTCGACAAGCAAATCGGATTGGATGGATTGAAACGACATAATTGTTTGCCTCACTTTTGTACAGTGCAGAAGGATGGCTAGTGCCTTGATTGATACAGAAAAAGCTGTAGTGTAAAACTATTTTGATCTGAAGTAAGTGGAGTTTACCTATCTTTAACAAGGGGCTTAAGCCCCTTGTCTGGTTATAGGAGACTGCTCAAATTCTTTCTCAAAATTGAATTGAACTTGAGATAATTATATGAGCCTTTCTTTCCCCCACGAATTGCAAAGTTTAGGACAAACGTGGGATTTTACGGAGACTCACGATACCACGAATAAAGAATCGGTTACCACGGGGGGATGTTCCTCCACCACTGAAAGAAGGCTCTTCACCACCCGCTCCTTCACCACCCGCTCCTTCATCACCTGAATTTTCATCACCTAAGTCTCCTTCATCGCCATTTTGTCCACCAGCCAGAAGCTGTTGTTGCTCTGTAGATAAGTCCACAAGCAAATCAGACATGGTACTTTGATTTGACATAATTTTTTACCTCACTTACTAACATTAGGTGTTATTCACCTATATTTTTAATAGTAATTATTTCCTGACAGTTTAAATTATTCTCAGGTTAGAAATAATAATAGCAAAAATATTCCTTTTGACTCATGAAAATTTAAATAGAAACCAAAAAATAGCTTTATATTTTATATTGGCAAAACTGCACTAAATATTGATAATTTCCCCAAGTTTGATCCTGATTTAAAAAGTTAAAATTTGAACCGTCTAGGTTTTATTAAAAAATGTAGAGGCACGAGTAATTGTGCCTCTACGTGTAGGAGATTTCTTTTCCAAAAGCTAAATTTTATGAGAAGATACTATTTAAGAGATTGGCAATTAAATTTTTCCATTTATCCTCTCCTAAACTAAAGTTTGGTAAACCAAATGTTGTGGAAGACCCAATAGTAAATTGTGACAAACTATATCTAGTTTTTTGTGAAGAAACATCACCACTTACAAGATTTAATGTATTATCTGCCGCAGTTTGGATATTAGTTTGCTGGATAAAAAAATTACTTCCACCAGGTATATTTGTGATTTGCCCAGCAGCTAGGGTTTCCTGTTCTTCTTCAGACAAATCCCTGAACCATTCAGAATTGGGGAATTTGGTATTTTCAGACATAGTTTTATTTGCTTATACAAAGACTATTTTTTACATTGATAAAAACTTTAAATGCTCTCCTTGCTGAGAGAGGAAAGTCTCAATATCACCTTGTATTTGTACCTGACCTTTATCTAGTAGTACAATCCAATCGGCTCGATTAATTACGCTGGGACGATGGGTAATCAAAATAGTAGTTTTGCCTTCTCGGTATTCCAAAAGCCTGTCTAGTACGTGAGATTCGCTGACTGGATCGAGTCCAGCTGTTGCTTCGTCTAAAATCAGTACAGGTGGATTGGTAAGGATGCCTCTAGCGATCGCTAATCGTTGTCTTTGTCCACCAGAGAGATTCGCCCCAAATTCCCCTAAAACTGTTTGATACTGATTCGGAAGTTGACTGATAAACTCATCTGCATCCGCTATCTGGCAAGCTTTGACAATTTCCTCAAAGGAAATATAAGGTGTTCCTAAGCGGAAGTTTTCTAAAATTGAGCGACTCCAAAAATGAGGTTCTTGAGGTACATAGACTACTTGTTGCCGCAAACAATCCAGGGAAAGGTCGTTGATGTTATAGAAACCAATGCGAATATTGCCAGAATTAGGCTGATATAAGCCTGCAATCACTTTCGCTAAAGTACTTTTACCACAACCTGACTTACCAATCAAAGCGATCGCTTTCCCTCCAGGAAGTTTGAGAGAAAAATCTTCTAATAAGTCAACTCTGCCAGCATGGTGAAATTGGACATGGGAACAGCGAATGTCTGCATCACTAGAAATTTGAACAACCGGCTTTTGGCTACCTCCGACTACTTCCGGTGTTGCATCGATAACTTCCAGAAGGCGAGAAATTGCTGTTTGAGAGCGAAAATATTCATCTACTAAGCCAACCACTGAGTTAATTAAAGCCAGAACATTGAACTGTAAGGCGTTAAAAGCCAGCATTTGACCAATGCTTAATTCCCCATTAATCACCAAGATACTTCCTAGACCAAGCAAAATCACGCCACCAAGGGTAGCTATAAGTTTGCTAATAGTACCGTTGATAATACCGATTTGGATGGTGCTAAAAGTCA contains:
- a CDS encoding AbrB family transcriptional regulator → MTETATAPLTGKALLAKVKELSTLPRRERAKQCGYYTVTKNNQVRVNLTDFYDALLSARGIPLSPEAPKDGRGREPTYRVSVHQNGQIVIGATYTKAMGLKSGDEFEIRLGYKHIHLIQLGESDKKLTSPDIDSDESDEDLEDEE
- a CDS encoding CPBP family intramembrane glutamic endopeptidase, giving the protein MQNAPALVIVMAFFACWIVCWLPVAAVSAILLNWQPPKPLQPQQKMPLLLSLYLLAPLILWGVSWLTNKSFSDYGFVGNLSNFGSLALGFGLAVVSLGIVFSGQFGLGWCSFEKKNFKLLLPILLPIFLIALLVGGIEELVFRGFLFTELVQDYPVWVAAAISSLIFALLHLVWEQRETAPQLPGLWLMGMVLVLARFADRNNLGLAWGLHAGWVWAIATLDTAELITYTGKASDWFTGKNKKPLAGLAGIICVLGTGISIWLFSRYF
- a CDS encoding IS982 family transposase produces the protein MFSLDALFCHVDDFCKAFEAQWHKKLLNHGGIKRVRGKSLCLSEIMTIIIAFHQNHYRNFKHFYLNQVKQQWSSAFPGLPSYQRFIEWMPSTLIPLCVYLKHCFGQCTGIGFIDSTCLKVCHNRRISRHKVFEGLAARGKTYVDWFFGFKLHLVVNEFGQLLNVSLTPGNVDDRQPVPDLLSGLFGKIFADRGYVSQKLASQLLQDFGIEFFAKPRRNMKNKLMRLHDKLLSRKRSIIETINDQLKNISQIEHSRHRSPVNFCVNVLCGLIAYCHQPKKPSLQLEWLLPPYL
- a CDS encoding geranylgeranyl reductase family protein codes for the protein MYDCIIVGAGPAGGTAAYHLAKQGRSVLVLEKESLPRYKPCGGGVSPAIAQWFDFDFSPAISVKADSFRFTWKLGDPVEAKIATEEPVWMVRRDIFDHFLVQQAQKQGAELRDNTEVTGIEFKGDYWQVNTANEPITGRYLIAADGAKGLMAKWLGFKERKRRLAAALEAEVSTTVKDKSTIHIELGLVKNGYIWNFPKADGYSIGIGTFGGGEPQDFKKILDEYARSFNLDIKTSKKYGYPLCLWDGKQKLHTQNAVLAGEAACVVYPMTAEGIRPSIFSGLIAAGAINEALSGDINALEKYSEAINEEWGTEMAWAQKLAGAFYRFPSIGYKVGVKHPSAAKIMGQIMCGELRYSDVTDRALKRLIPGFGG
- the frr gene encoding ribosome recycling factor — translated: MILADAKSKMQSSVESTQRAFNTIRTGRANASLLDKVLVDYYGSPTPLKSLANISTPDASTILIQPYERNTLNIIEKAISLSDVGLTPSNDGSVIRLNIPPLTSDRRKEFVKMATKYAEEGRVAIRNIRRDAIDSIRKQEKASEISKDESKDHQDDLQKLTNEYTAKIDALLAEKEKDITTV
- the pyrH gene encoding UMP kinase → MGTNYRRVLLKLSGEALMGNMGYGIDPEVVKGIAQEVAEVIATGVQMAIVVGGGNIFRGVKAASAGMDRATADYIGMIATVMNAMTLQDSLEHIGVQTRVQTAIAMQELAEPYIRRRAIRHLEKGRVVIFGAGSGNPFFTTDTTAALRAAEIDAEVIFKATKVDGVYDADPEIYPNAKRYNSLTYAHVLAKDLRVMDSTAIALCKENNIPILVFDLTVRGNIHRAVLGESIGTLVGGSCDIS
- a CDS encoding thioredoxin family protein; translated protein: MNILETIDTPIGSYAPDFELPGIDGQVHHLRRYLEKFRAVGVISLCNHCPYVESYIGRLKNIQAKFAPKGFTLIGMNGSDGNHETRPSFENMKAFAERHNLNFPYLWDSTQDVTQSFGATKTPMAFLIDANGIVRYKGKIDNHPQDASAVGEEYLRTAIASLFLGQPIDVPQTEPIGTTLIWRN
- a CDS encoding alpha/beta fold hydrolase translates to MTTSSSKTAFTSTKTWIWQDFPICYQTQGTTGPAVVLVHGFGASWWHWRKNIPVLAQNCRVYAIDLIGFGGSAKPKPGEKITYTLETWGQQVADFCREVVGEPAFLVGNSIGCIVAMQAAVSNPDIALGVALLNCSLRLLHDRKRITLPWTRRVGAPLLQRLLSIKPVGDFFFNQLAKPKTVRKILLQAYANPEMVTDELVDILTSPASDPGAGAVFLAFTSYSTGPLPEDLLPLLQCPAIILWGTADPWEPIKLGRELANFPQVQKFIPLEGVGHCPQDEAPELVNPILLDWIGEQSAV